The following are from one region of the Sandaracinus amylolyticus genome:
- a CDS encoding DUF1552 domain-containing protein produces the protein MLPIFQQKKLRRRAFVGALGFGAIALPFLRLLNGAGAQDGARPRRLLVVFSPNGTWPDEWRPEGGETDFRFKRILAPLEPHRDRVLVLGGVSMLSTDRGPGDGHQKGMGHVLTGVPLLPGDVVGGCDSCPPVSWASDLSVDQAIANEIGGSTRFRSLELGAMSPEYANVWTRMSYRARSEPLPPEASPWRAFERVFGDASVDPDAARRRLALRQSVLDHNVAEYERLSARLATPDRQRLELHLETIRDIERRIGAPGALGAECRIPEIGAAIDHRSAENFPEIVRLQSDIMCMAFACGLTNVGSIQWTNSVGNIPFPHLGVTENHHDLSHEGDSNTDAVEKLVRINTWYAEQYAYLLERLASTPEGEGSMLDNTVVLWVNELGKGNSHTLRDIPFVLAGNVANDDGTPHFRTGRYLQLDGDETPHNDLLVSLCQAFGIETDVFGDRDFCNGPLPGLT, from the coding sequence ATGCTGCCGATCTTCCAGCAGAAGAAGCTGCGCCGCCGCGCGTTCGTGGGCGCGCTCGGGTTCGGCGCGATCGCCCTGCCCTTCTTGCGCCTGCTGAACGGCGCGGGCGCGCAGGACGGTGCGCGACCGAGACGTCTGCTCGTCGTGTTCTCGCCGAACGGCACCTGGCCCGACGAGTGGCGGCCCGAAGGCGGCGAGACCGACTTCCGGTTCAAGCGCATCCTCGCGCCGCTCGAGCCCCATCGCGATCGCGTGCTGGTGCTCGGTGGCGTCTCGATGCTCTCGACCGATCGCGGGCCGGGCGACGGACACCAGAAGGGCATGGGCCACGTGCTCACCGGCGTGCCGCTCCTGCCCGGCGACGTGGTCGGTGGATGCGACTCGTGCCCGCCGGTGAGCTGGGCGAGCGATCTCTCGGTCGATCAGGCGATCGCGAACGAGATCGGCGGGTCGACGCGCTTCCGCTCGCTCGAGCTCGGCGCGATGAGCCCCGAGTACGCCAACGTCTGGACGCGCATGAGCTATCGCGCGCGGAGCGAGCCGCTGCCGCCCGAGGCGAGCCCGTGGCGCGCGTTCGAGCGCGTGTTCGGCGATGCGTCGGTCGACCCCGACGCGGCGCGTCGTCGCCTCGCGCTGCGGCAGAGCGTGCTCGATCACAACGTCGCGGAGTACGAGCGCTTGAGCGCGCGCCTCGCGACGCCGGATCGCCAGCGTCTCGAGCTGCACCTCGAGACGATCCGCGACATCGAGCGCCGGATCGGCGCGCCGGGCGCGCTCGGCGCGGAGTGCCGCATCCCCGAGATCGGCGCCGCGATCGATCACCGGAGCGCCGAGAACTTCCCGGAGATCGTGCGCCTGCAGAGCGACATCATGTGCATGGCGTTCGCGTGCGGGCTCACGAACGTGGGCTCGATCCAGTGGACGAATTCGGTCGGCAACATCCCGTTCCCGCACCTCGGGGTGACCGAGAACCATCACGATCTCTCGCACGAGGGCGACAGCAACACCGACGCGGTGGAGAAGCTCGTCCGGATCAACACCTGGTACGCCGAGCAGTACGCGTACTTGCTCGAGCGCCTCGCGAGCACGCCCGAGGGCGAGGGCTCGATGCTCGACAACACCGTCGTGCTCTGGGTGAACGAGCTCGGGAAGGGCAACAGCCACACGCTGCGCGACATCCCGTTCGTGCTCGCGGGCAACGTCGCGAACGACGACGGGACGCCGCACTTCCGGACCGGGCGCTACCTGCAGCTCGATGGCGACGAGACCCCGCACAACGATCTCCTGGTGTCGCTGTGCCAGGCGTTCGGCATCGAGACCGACGTGTTCGGCGATCGCGACTTCTGCAACGGACCGCTGCCCGGGCTGACGTGA
- a CDS encoding transposase has product MQEVVPVGKRTYRTVEIQHVDASKLASALGASCIVAIDLAKTKMFAGFASAAGRCVEIVRFEHPKQTRLFLELLCRLRELGVALEVAMEPTGVYGDALRYQLTLREIPVFRVDAKKVHDAAELLDGVPSLHDAKACTLLAHLHAQGISKRWKERSAVQRAMRSLIDERDLYARPFETAYGRLEALVARHWPELSQHLDMDAAWHLHLLCEMPGPAEVRARRGDAVELLRRVSRAALSFERIEQIVGCAVGSLGESMHDQERSFLRSLARHMLSLREHIRDVDKRIEAELANHRELHSMRAAFGAVTTAALVADLGNPADYESSASFEKAMGLNLRVQSSGNNAGQHTIHITKRGPGRARRYLFLARCASCRATPSRVSGTEREKATAPRSSSRPSSR; this is encoded by the coding sequence GTGCAGGAGGTCGTCCCCGTGGGCAAGCGTACCTATCGAACCGTCGAGATCCAACACGTCGACGCGAGCAAGCTCGCCAGTGCGCTCGGAGCGAGCTGCATCGTCGCGATCGACCTCGCGAAGACGAAGATGTTCGCTGGCTTCGCGAGCGCAGCGGGTCGCTGCGTCGAGATCGTGCGCTTCGAGCACCCGAAGCAGACGCGACTGTTCCTCGAGCTGCTCTGCCGTCTCCGCGAGCTCGGCGTCGCGCTCGAGGTCGCGATGGAGCCGACGGGCGTCTACGGCGACGCGCTGCGCTACCAGCTCACGCTGCGCGAGATTCCCGTGTTCCGCGTGGACGCCAAGAAGGTCCACGATGCGGCCGAGCTGCTCGACGGAGTGCCGAGCCTGCACGACGCCAAGGCGTGCACGCTGCTCGCGCATCTCCACGCGCAAGGCATCTCGAAGCGCTGGAAAGAGCGGAGCGCAGTCCAGAGGGCGATGCGCAGTCTGATCGACGAGCGCGACCTCTACGCTCGACCTTTCGAGACCGCATACGGACGGCTCGAAGCGCTCGTCGCGCGTCACTGGCCCGAGCTCTCCCAGCACCTCGACATGGATGCCGCATGGCACCTGCACTTGCTCTGCGAGATGCCCGGGCCTGCCGAAGTCCGCGCCAGACGCGGCGATGCGGTCGAGTTGCTCCGACGCGTCTCGCGCGCGGCGCTCTCCTTCGAGCGCATCGAGCAGATCGTCGGCTGCGCCGTCGGCTCGCTCGGCGAGTCGATGCACGATCAGGAGCGCTCGTTCCTTCGCTCGCTCGCGCGTCACATGCTCTCGTTGCGCGAGCACATCCGCGATGTCGACAAGCGCATCGAAGCCGAGCTCGCCAATCATCGCGAGCTCCACTCGATGCGCGCCGCGTTCGGTGCCGTCACGACCGCTGCGCTCGTCGCCGACCTCGGCAATCCCGCCGACTACGAATCGTCCGCGTCCTTCGAGAAGGCGATGGGCCTCAACCTCAGGGTCCAGAGCAGCGGCAACAACGCCGGGCAGCACACGATCCACATCACGAAACGCGGCCCCGGACGCGCGCGCCGGTATCTCTTCCTCGCGCGCTGCGCTTCGTGCAGAGCGACCCCGTCGCGCGTGAGTGGTACCGAGCGCGAAAAGGCTACCGCGCCGAGATCAAGCTCAAGGCCGTCGTCGCGCTGA
- a CDS encoding glycoside hydrolase family 65 protein has product MIERDVFEIAPWEIAERSLHLDLLGATESVFALSNGHIGLRGNLDEGEPHREPGSYLNGFFEALPLPYAEPGYGYPEEGQSLLNVSNGKLVRLLVDDEPFDVRYGTLHRHERVLDLRAGLLRRDVEWTSPAGQTVRVRSTRIVSFVHRAIVAVCYEVEAVGAPARIVVQSGIVANEPTIVHGEDDPRAAQALRGALASEYHTHHDCEVALGHRARLSGLRMAAALDHVVEGPEGTVSGAESEPDLARVTVSTELEPGQTLRVVKLLAYGWSAERSMPALRDQVDAALSAARRTGWQGLLDGQRAYLDTVWARADVEIDGDPELQQAMRFAIFQVVQAAARAENRAIPAKGLTGRGYDGHTFWDMDTYTLPVLTYTTPDAARDALRWRHSTLPLARARAAQLHLRGASFPWRTIRGEECSGYWPAGTAAFHVNADIADAVRRYVSATGDTAFERDEGVELLVETARLWASLGHHDAEGGFRIDGVTGPDEYTALCDNNTFTNLMAARNLRTAADAAERHPDRATELGVDADEIARWRDAATAIVVPFDTELGVTAQCDGFTRFRRWSFEDTPPDAYPLLLHFPYYILYSSQVVKQADLVLALFLCGEDMTLEQKRRDFEHYEAITVRDSTLSASIQGVVAAEVGHLELAYEYFRETALVDLRDIAGNCADGLHLAALSGAWLVAIAGFGGMRDHGDVIAFAPRLVAPITRLAFHLVLRGRCVRVEIDHGHARYQLISGDPIELEHHGARFTLAHEATRVMPCPLREQVATVAPPRGREPLHRGAGADAHRRRVTQR; this is encoded by the coding sequence GTGATCGAGCGCGACGTGTTCGAGATCGCGCCCTGGGAGATCGCCGAGCGATCGCTGCACCTCGATCTGCTCGGGGCGACGGAGTCGGTGTTCGCGTTGTCGAACGGCCACATCGGCCTGCGCGGCAACCTCGACGAGGGCGAGCCCCATCGCGAGCCCGGCTCTTACCTCAACGGCTTCTTCGAGGCGCTCCCCCTGCCCTATGCCGAGCCCGGGTACGGCTATCCCGAGGAGGGCCAGTCGCTGCTCAACGTGAGCAACGGCAAGCTCGTGCGGCTGCTCGTCGACGACGAGCCCTTCGACGTGCGCTACGGGACGCTCCATCGTCACGAGCGCGTGCTCGATCTGCGCGCGGGCCTGCTGCGGCGCGACGTGGAGTGGACCTCGCCCGCCGGGCAGACGGTGCGGGTCCGCTCGACGCGCATCGTCTCGTTCGTGCACCGCGCGATCGTGGCGGTCTGCTACGAGGTCGAGGCGGTCGGCGCGCCCGCGCGCATCGTCGTGCAGTCGGGGATCGTCGCGAACGAGCCGACCATCGTGCACGGCGAGGACGATCCTCGTGCCGCGCAGGCGCTGCGCGGCGCGCTCGCGAGCGAGTACCACACCCACCACGATTGCGAGGTCGCGCTGGGACATCGAGCGCGGCTGAGCGGCCTGCGCATGGCTGCGGCGCTCGATCACGTGGTCGAGGGCCCCGAGGGAACGGTGTCGGGCGCGGAGAGCGAGCCCGATCTCGCGCGCGTCACCGTGAGCACCGAGCTCGAGCCCGGTCAGACGCTGCGCGTCGTGAAGCTGCTCGCGTACGGCTGGTCCGCCGAGCGCTCCATGCCGGCGCTGCGCGATCAGGTCGACGCCGCGCTCTCGGCGGCGCGGCGCACCGGCTGGCAGGGCTTGCTCGACGGGCAGCGTGCGTACCTCGACACGGTGTGGGCCCGCGCCGACGTCGAGATCGACGGGGATCCCGAGCTCCAGCAGGCGATGCGGTTCGCGATCTTCCAGGTGGTGCAGGCCGCGGCGCGGGCGGAGAACCGCGCGATCCCCGCGAAGGGCCTCACGGGCCGCGGCTACGACGGGCACACCTTCTGGGACATGGACACGTACACGCTGCCGGTGCTCACGTACACGACGCCCGACGCCGCGCGCGACGCGCTGCGGTGGCGGCACTCGACGCTGCCGCTCGCGCGGGCTCGCGCGGCCCAGCTGCACCTGCGCGGCGCGAGCTTCCCGTGGCGCACGATCCGCGGCGAGGAGTGCTCCGGCTACTGGCCCGCGGGCACCGCCGCGTTCCACGTGAACGCCGACATCGCCGACGCGGTGCGCCGCTACGTGAGCGCGACCGGAGACACCGCGTTCGAGCGCGACGAGGGCGTCGAGCTGCTGGTCGAGACCGCGCGCCTCTGGGCCTCGCTCGGGCACCACGACGCCGAAGGCGGCTTCCGCATCGACGGCGTCACCGGGCCCGACGAGTACACCGCGCTCTGCGACAACAACACGTTCACGAACCTCATGGCGGCGCGCAACTTGCGCACCGCCGCGGATGCCGCGGAGCGACATCCCGATCGCGCGACCGAGCTCGGCGTCGACGCGGACGAGATCGCGCGGTGGCGCGACGCCGCGACCGCGATCGTCGTGCCGTTCGACACCGAGCTCGGCGTGACCGCGCAGTGCGACGGCTTCACCCGCTTCCGTCGCTGGAGCTTCGAGGACACGCCGCCCGACGCGTACCCGCTCCTGCTCCACTTCCCGTACTACATTCTCTACTCGAGCCAGGTCGTGAAGCAGGCGGACCTCGTCCTCGCGCTCTTCCTGTGCGGCGAGGACATGACGCTCGAGCAGAAGCGGCGCGACTTCGAGCACTACGAGGCGATCACGGTGCGCGACTCCACGCTCTCCGCGTCGATCCAGGGCGTCGTCGCCGCGGAGGTCGGGCACCTCGAGCTCGCGTACGAGTACTTCCGAGAGACGGCGCTCGTCGATCTGCGCGACATCGCGGGCAACTGCGCGGACGGCCTGCACCTCGCCGCGCTCTCGGGCGCGTGGCTCGTGGCGATCGCGGGGTTCGGCGGGATGCGCGATCACGGAGACGTGATCGCGTTCGCGCCGCGCCTCGTGGCGCCGATCACGCGCCTCGCGTTCCACCTCGTGCTGCGGGGGCGCTGCGTCCGCGTGGAGATCGATCACGGCCACGCGCGCTACCAGCTGATCAGCGGCGATCCGATCGAGCTCGAGCACCACGGCGCGCGCTTCACGCTCGCGCACGAGGCGACGCGCGTGATGCCGTGCCCGCTGCGCGAGCAGGTGGCGACCGTCGCGCCGCCGCGGGGACGCGAGCCGCTGCATCGTGGCGCGGGCGCCGACGCGCACCGGCGGCGCGTCACCCAGCGATGA
- a CDS encoding trypsin-like peptidase domain-containing protein encodes MTRTGWLLGIALSLAACSRADDRPIDAAVPLDASASGCDTPTALLDLEAQIATGHATCRGWADAVRGRVLVNGFASAVIWSTRTTSEPPLGVMVGAVHVLGPGWFGGEPGTDVAERLAAPSDDELGIMRVRVRTASGAIDRTFVSPQWITYRPAIPAAQHQDVTTILPRHDLFVGLVDGHRAQDDLLAPMPPTFAERSALAIHDPGGLADDERSFVDATPGSLVMLIGYPQAGPEGGAFSIGRVLDDDDARAAIEWLADQGDEEGDIAYEPEVEAIVEGHAVAGMSGGGAFDRDGRLVGVLVRASDPEAERQYVRVVRMRYVASSITRARAALDDAARTAIDGLLPALE; translated from the coding sequence ATGACCAGGACAGGGTGGCTCCTCGGGATCGCGCTCTCGCTCGCCGCGTGCAGCCGCGCCGACGATCGACCGATCGACGCGGCGGTGCCGCTCGACGCGAGCGCGTCGGGCTGTGACACGCCGACCGCGCTGCTCGACCTCGAGGCCCAGATCGCGACCGGTCACGCGACGTGCCGCGGCTGGGCCGACGCGGTGCGGGGCCGTGTGCTCGTGAACGGCTTCGCGAGCGCGGTGATCTGGTCGACGCGCACGACCAGCGAGCCACCGCTCGGCGTGATGGTGGGCGCGGTGCACGTGCTCGGTCCCGGATGGTTCGGTGGTGAGCCCGGCACCGACGTGGCCGAGCGCCTCGCGGCACCGAGCGACGACGAGCTCGGGATCATGCGCGTCCGGGTGCGCACTGCGAGCGGCGCGATCGATCGCACCTTCGTGTCGCCCCAGTGGATCACGTACCGCCCGGCGATCCCGGCCGCGCAGCACCAGGACGTCACGACGATCCTCCCGCGCCACGACCTGTTCGTCGGGCTCGTCGACGGCCATCGCGCCCAGGACGATCTCCTGGCGCCGATGCCGCCGACGTTCGCGGAGCGCAGCGCGCTCGCGATCCACGACCCAGGCGGGCTCGCCGATGACGAGCGCTCGTTCGTCGACGCGACCCCGGGCTCGCTCGTGATGTTGATCGGGTACCCGCAGGCCGGCCCCGAGGGCGGCGCGTTCTCGATCGGACGTGTGCTCGACGACGACGATGCGCGCGCCGCGATCGAGTGGCTCGCCGATCAGGGCGACGAGGAAGGCGACATCGCGTACGAGCCCGAGGTCGAGGCGATCGTCGAGGGCCACGCGGTCGCCGGCATGAGCGGCGGCGGCGCGTTCGATCGCGACGGGCGCCTCGTGGGGGTGCTGGTGCGCGCGAGCGATCCCGAGGCCGAGCGGCAGTACGTGCGCGTGGTGCGCATGCGCTACGTGGCCTCGTCGATCACCCGCGCGCGCGCCGCGCTCGACGACGCGGCGCGCACGGCGATCGACGGGCTGCTCCCCGCGCTCGAGTGA
- a CDS encoding cation-translocating P-type ATPase: MSPAPRTDPSLRDAGEIARELGADLERGLSSQEAARRLETEGPNELRAAPPVPKWKKLLAQLRDPLVYLLLVAVVVSLAVWALRGADEPPVDAIVIAVIVVANAVLGYVQGARAEQAVAALKRMTAATSAVVRDGELRRVPSAELVRGDLLVLGEGDAVGADARLVQAAALRVQEASLTGESEAVLKDPATLREHVALGDRTAMVWKGTAVTQGTGRAIVTATGMSTQMGAIATMLERAKAEETPLQREIAHVGRMLGLAVIVIAAIVVGTVFATSDVESLADAVQVLLLGVSLAVAAVPEGLPAILSVVLALGVQRMAKHRAIVKELSSVETLGSASVICSDKTGTLTRAEMTIERVTTASGSARVTGIGYTPKGRVEDENSELVGGPLHAEDIVVLSGGALASDAELHERDGEWTIEGDPTEAAFLVAEHKLGAHERRKKRFARVAVVPFTSERKRMSTIERDHEHGDELVLITKGAPDVLLERCTRVRVGMDAVALDEAWRTRIVADVDALTDDALRTLSVAYRPLATDESARADESLEHDLIFVGTVGIIDPPRAEAGVAVHEARRAGIRVLMITGDHPRTALRIATDLGIAEPGARALTGNQLESLDEAALRGAVHATSVYARVAPEHKLRIVDALQAEGNVVAMTGDGVNDAPALKSADIGIAMGVTGTEVTKEAAKMILADDNFATIVRAVREGRGIFDNIRKFLRYLLSSNMGEVLTVFFGVVLADVIGLRGAGDGVVVPLLATQILWINLVTDSGPALAMGVDPETDDVMARPPRPLHERVIDRRMWAGVLLVGAVMAFATLLAIDLHLPGGLFDGAHALERARTAGFTTLVLAQLFNCFNARSEDTSAFRHLFVNPWLWGAVVLGVVLQIAVVELPFLQHAFGTEPLTLVQWLLCAGLASLVLWVSELRKLLARRSR, translated from the coding sequence ATGAGCCCCGCACCGCGCACCGATCCGTCGCTCCGCGACGCCGGCGAGATCGCGCGCGAGCTCGGCGCCGATCTCGAGCGCGGGCTCTCCTCGCAGGAGGCCGCGCGACGCCTCGAGACCGAGGGCCCGAACGAGCTGCGCGCCGCGCCGCCGGTGCCGAAGTGGAAGAAGCTCCTCGCACAGCTCCGCGATCCGCTCGTGTACTTGTTGCTGGTCGCGGTCGTGGTCTCGCTCGCGGTGTGGGCGCTGCGCGGCGCCGACGAGCCGCCGGTCGACGCGATCGTGATCGCGGTGATCGTCGTCGCGAACGCGGTGCTCGGGTACGTGCAGGGCGCGCGCGCGGAGCAGGCGGTCGCGGCGCTCAAGCGCATGACCGCCGCGACGTCCGCGGTGGTGCGCGACGGAGAGCTGCGGCGCGTGCCCAGCGCGGAGCTGGTGCGCGGCGATCTCCTCGTGCTCGGCGAAGGCGATGCGGTCGGCGCCGATGCGCGCCTGGTGCAGGCCGCCGCGCTGCGGGTGCAGGAGGCCTCGCTCACCGGAGAGAGCGAGGCGGTGCTCAAGGACCCCGCGACGCTGCGCGAGCACGTCGCGCTGGGCGATCGCACCGCGATGGTGTGGAAGGGCACCGCGGTCACCCAGGGCACCGGGCGCGCGATCGTCACCGCGACCGGCATGAGCACCCAGATGGGCGCGATCGCGACGATGCTCGAGCGCGCGAAGGCCGAGGAGACCCCGCTCCAGCGCGAGATCGCGCACGTCGGGAGGATGCTCGGCCTCGCGGTGATCGTGATCGCCGCGATCGTCGTGGGCACCGTGTTCGCGACCAGCGACGTCGAGTCGCTCGCCGACGCGGTGCAGGTGCTGCTGCTCGGGGTCTCGCTCGCGGTCGCCGCGGTGCCCGAGGGTCTGCCCGCGATCCTCTCGGTCGTGCTCGCGCTCGGCGTGCAGCGCATGGCGAAGCACCGCGCGATCGTGAAGGAGCTCTCGTCGGTCGAGACGCTCGGCTCGGCGTCGGTGATCTGCTCCGACAAGACCGGCACCCTCACCCGCGCCGAGATGACGATCGAGCGCGTCACCACCGCGTCGGGCAGCGCGCGTGTGACCGGCATCGGCTACACGCCGAAGGGGCGCGTCGAGGACGAGAACAGCGAGCTCGTCGGCGGTCCGCTGCACGCCGAGGACATCGTCGTGCTGAGCGGCGGTGCGCTCGCGAGCGATGCCGAGCTCCACGAGCGCGACGGCGAATGGACGATCGAGGGCGATCCCACCGAGGCCGCGTTCCTCGTCGCCGAGCACAAGCTCGGTGCCCACGAGCGCCGCAAGAAGCGCTTCGCCCGCGTCGCGGTCGTGCCCTTCACCTCCGAGCGCAAGCGCATGTCGACGATCGAGCGCGATCACGAGCACGGAGACGAGCTCGTGCTGATCACCAAGGGCGCGCCCGACGTGCTCCTCGAGCGCTGCACCCGGGTGCGCGTCGGGATGGACGCGGTCGCCCTCGATGAGGCGTGGCGCACGCGCATCGTCGCCGACGTCGACGCGCTCACCGACGACGCGCTGCGCACGCTCTCGGTCGCGTACCGCCCGCTCGCGACCGACGAATCGGCGCGGGCCGACGAGTCGCTGGAGCACGATCTCATCTTCGTCGGCACCGTCGGGATCATCGACCCCCCGCGCGCCGAGGCGGGCGTCGCGGTGCACGAGGCACGACGCGCCGGGATCCGCGTGCTGATGATCACCGGCGATCATCCGCGCACCGCGTTGCGGATCGCGACCGACCTCGGGATCGCCGAGCCCGGCGCGCGCGCCCTCACCGGCAACCAGCTCGAGTCGCTCGACGAGGCCGCGCTCCGCGGCGCGGTGCACGCGACGTCGGTCTACGCGCGCGTCGCGCCCGAGCACAAGCTGCGCATCGTCGACGCGCTGCAGGCCGAGGGGAACGTCGTCGCGATGACGGGCGACGGAGTGAACGACGCACCCGCGCTGAAGTCGGCGGACATCGGCATCGCGATGGGCGTGACCGGCACCGAGGTCACCAAGGAAGCCGCGAAGATGATCCTCGCCGACGACAACTTCGCGACGATCGTCCGCGCGGTGCGCGAGGGCCGCGGGATCTTCGACAACATCCGCAAGTTCCTGCGCTACCTGCTCTCGTCGAACATGGGCGAGGTGCTCACGGTCTTCTTCGGCGTGGTGCTCGCCGACGTGATCGGCCTGCGCGGCGCGGGCGACGGCGTGGTGGTGCCGCTGCTCGCGACGCAGATCCTGTGGATCAACCTGGTGACCGACTCGGGCCCCGCGCTCGCGATGGGCGTCGACCCCGAGACCGACGACGTGATGGCGCGCCCGCCGCGGCCGCTGCACGAGCGGGTGATCGATCGGCGCATGTGGGCCGGCGTGCTGCTCGTCGGCGCGGTGATGGCGTTCGCGACGCTGCTCGCGATCGATCTCCACCTGCCGGGCGGGCTCTTCGACGGAGCGCACGCGCTCGAGCGCGCACGCACCGCGGGCTTCACCACGCTGGTGCTCGCCCAGCTCTTCAACTGCTTCAACGCGCGCTCCGAGGACACCAGCGCGTTCCGGCACCTCTTCGTGAACCCGTGGCTGTGGGGCGCGGTCGTGCTCGGCGTCGTGCTGCAGATCGCGGTCGTCGAGCTGCCCTTCCTCCAGCACGCGTTCGGCACCGAGCCGCTCACGCTCGTGCAGTGGCTCCTGTGCGCGGGGCTCGCGAGCCTCGTGCTCTGGGTGAGCGAGCTGCGGAAGCTGCTCGCGAGGAGATCGCGATGA
- a CDS encoding HAD family hydrolase, producing the protein MTLAAVVFDLDGVLTHTARLHAAAWKSLFDGFLRDRDGEPFDIERDYLAYVDGRARRDGVRNFLASRGIVLPEGDPSDPEGAPTVEGLARQKDHWFRDAIDRDGVEVDEDAVRLVRALRDRGIARGVASSSRNCIPVLERAGILDLFDAIVDGNELDRLHLASKPAPDMFLECLRRLGSMSPADAVVVEDATAGVAAGRAGGFGVVIGVDRGGNRDALRAHGAHCVVSSMAELTLERLESKLRE; encoded by the coding sequence ATGACGCTCGCCGCAGTCGTGTTCGATCTCGATGGCGTGCTCACGCACACCGCGCGGCTCCACGCCGCGGCGTGGAAGTCGCTGTTCGACGGGTTCCTGCGCGATCGCGACGGCGAGCCGTTCGACATCGAGCGCGACTACCTCGCATACGTCGACGGCCGCGCGCGGCGCGACGGAGTGCGCAACTTCCTCGCGTCGCGCGGCATCGTGCTGCCCGAGGGCGACCCGTCGGATCCCGAGGGCGCGCCGACGGTCGAGGGCCTCGCGCGCCAGAAGGATCACTGGTTCCGCGACGCGATCGATCGCGACGGAGTGGAGGTCGACGAGGACGCGGTGCGTCTGGTGCGCGCGCTGCGCGATCGCGGCATCGCGCGCGGTGTCGCCTCGTCGAGCCGCAACTGCATCCCGGTGCTCGAGCGCGCGGGGATCCTCGATCTCTTCGATGCGATCGTCGACGGCAACGAGCTCGATCGACTGCACCTCGCGAGCAAGCCCGCGCCCGACATGTTCCTCGAGTGCCTGCGTCGTCTGGGCTCGATGTCGCCCGCGGACGCGGTGGTCGTCGAGGACGCGACCGCAGGGGTCGCGGCGGGTCGCGCCGGCGGGTTCGGCGTGGTGATCGGCGTCGATCGTGGCGGCAACCGCGACGCGCTTCGCGCCCACGGCGCCCACTGCGTCGTGAGCTCGATGGCCGAGCTCACCCTCGAGCGCCTCGAGTCGAAGCTGCGCGAATGA